The sequence below is a genomic window from Candidatus Neomarinimicrobiota bacterium.
AGTGTCCGGGAATTACCGGGAGCGCTCATTCGCACGGTTACTTTTGGAAGTCCCAATCACACCGAAGTCAACGTGGAACTGAGGAGTTCCAACCCCGGGGATCCACCCATAGGTTTTGTTATCCGGCGTGAGATTTTTGACAATTTTCTCTTTCAAGAGGCACGGAAGGTGGTTCATAACTGTGTGGAGGAATTCTCTGTGCGTGATATCCTGACGGAGAATGGACAGGTACAGGGTGTGAGGGGAATTGGGCCGGACGGCTCCAAAGGGACTGAATTCAGAGGCCGTATGGTGCTCGGGGCGGATGGCTTCAATTCCGTGGTGGCCAGGAAAATGGGACTTTACAATCATGATCCCCTTCACCAGGTTGTGGCCTTACGATGCTATTTCAGGAAAGTGAGAGGTTTAACCGACCAGATTGAATTACATTATCTCAGGGAAGTTGTGCCCGGGTATTTCTGGATTTTCCCCCTGGAGGACGATTATGCCAATGTTGGCATCGGGATGCTTCACGCATACATTCGCCGCAGGCAGATAAATCTCAAGGTCGCTTTGAACAACGCCATCCACAGTTCAGCGTTTGAACATAGATTCAAGGGATCGGAGCAAGTGGGGACACCCGTGGGATGGAATCTTCCCGTGGGGAGCATGCATCGCAAGATATTTGG
It includes:
- a CDS encoding geranylgeranyl reductase family protein, producing the protein MQNSGKKVYDLIIVGGGPAGSTAAIYAARKGLKTLLLEKERFPRDKVCGDALSGKSVAVLRDLNLMESVRELPGALIRTVTFGSPNHTEVNVELRSSNPGDPPIGFVIRREIFDNFLFQEARKVVHNCVEEFSVRDILTENGQVQGVRGIGPDGSKGTEFRGRMVLGADGFNSVVARKMGLYNHDPLHQVVALRCYFRKVRGLTDQIELHYLREVVPGYFWIFPLEDDYANVGIGMLHAYIRRRQINLKVALNNAIHSSAFEHRFKGSEQVGTPVGWNLPVGSMHRKIFGAGFMLLGDAAGLIDPFTGEGIGNAMYSARVAVETAAEACRADDFSENFLSRYDHRLWDAIGGELRLSTKLQQLGRLKFLLNFVIAKAARSEEVRNVIGGMIVNEHPKENLVNPMFYLKLLFA